Part of the Sorghum bicolor cultivar BTx623 chromosome 1, Sorghum_bicolor_NCBIv3, whole genome shotgun sequence genome, tgatgtacaggcaaactgtataattagtttttgtttcgtCTATatataatacttcatgcatgtgccgcaagattctatgtgacgaggaatcttgaaaaattttgagaactaaacaaggccttaatctcaaaaatcaaaaacttttcaaaattcttcgtcacatcaaatcttgcggcacatgcataaaacattaaatatggacgaaaataaaaactaattacacagtttatctgtaaatcacgagatgaatcatttgagcttagttaatccatgactggataataattatcaaataagaacgaaagtgctatagtacccaaaacctaaaaaaattcagaagtgaacaaggccttaggccttgtttaagtcAGGCTTAATGGGATTTCATTGGAGTTTTATAGACATTAAATATGTTGATATGGCACTGTATTACTAAAGAGAGTggtgataagagttttatgagAGTATAgattttcatggggatgaaactcttctgCACTATTTCTAAAATACGGATGTGTTGAAAACTGAGTTGTGAAACCTGCACTGAGAATGGCCTTAATTCACCCAAAATcttaaaacttttcaaaattccccatcacatcgaatcctacggcacatgcatggagcattaaatataaataaaaaataattaattacataattgtatgtaatttgtgagatgaatcttttgatcctagttagtccataatttggacaataattgtcaaatacaaacaaaagggcTATAATAgccaaatctaaaaagttttcgaaactaaacccCTTACTACATTACATGAGGCTTTGTTTAATTTGTGAATTTTTTTGGCTTTAGCTCCCATcacagactaattaggctcaaaagattcaatatgataggtaatcttgaaaatttttgtaactACACCAGACTTAAACCGTATACCATGACCTAGCTAATCCGGTTACCTATACATGGCCAACCGCCAAACGGGCCACGCGGCAGGCGACATCACCACCAGCGTAGTCAGGCACGACACTATGCGGTACGGCAGCTTAGCCGTACTGTGTATGATAGTGCCACTGTGTCGATATCTCGGTCTAAGCACGGTCCTATAGCCGGTTAGCTATGTCGTGTCATGTCCATCAGCACGGCAGCCCACCGTGGCTCTGTGCCAGCTCGAACAAGTGCGCCACGTCGTCATCATCGCACAAGAGGACGGAGCTGCTCACCACGTCACGATCGTTGTGCAGGAGCTCGGGGATGCCACTGCCGCCAGCCATGCCGCGCGTGGATGCGCCCCTGCCGAGCGCCACCACCGCAGGGACGCTCTCGACCGCCCGCTATCGCCGCGAAGATGCTCCCTGGTCGCTGGCCTTTGCTGCGGAGACGTGCCCCCAGCCACGCGCTACCATCCTCCTGCGCGGATGCGTGCCCACCGTGTCACCGCCCCACTCCCTCAATGAAACCGTGAAACACAGAAAGAGACAAGTAGAGAGAGGTGTGTAACCAGTCTAAACAAGAACTACTACGAATCTCAGGTATATTGGGTAATTGGTGGATCAAGGTCTCGGTCCGCCGGCACTGCctggctcgccgccgccgccgtcgccctctGGGCACGGTTCAGAATATGACCAAGTTCGATCTCCTCTGTTTTCCTTCCACGATACATGAAGGAGCACGATGGCTGCCTTCCAGAATGGGCCACGCAGGGCTGTCTCTCTACTGCGTCCACTCTGGACCTGATGTGCGAGAGCTGGGCCGTCGGCTTCTCTTTTCCTGGGCTGAACTTGTGTCTTGCTTCAGAGTAGGCACCGGTGTACTTGGGACGGTGACATCTCCTCCTCCTTTAGAACCAGCTTGTCCCCAAGCTGGTGCTCGTGGAAACTGTTGTCGAAGCGGAACTTCATCCTCCCAGGTACAGAGGTCATCAGGTAGATAGGACCACCGCACCAGCACTTGTGAAACCGTAGTGCCATGACGGTGTTGTAGACGTCGATCCAGAATGTCTTGAGGTACCTGCAGTTCATCAGTATTGTCTGGCAAGGCAGAGCTTACCGTGGTATGAGGAGGAATTGCCTTTTTCAGTAGGGAGACATGAAAAACAGGATGGATAAGGCAATGTGGCGGTAACTGTAGCTTATAAGCGGATGCCCCAATCTTAGCGATCACCTCATAAGGTCCAAAGTACTTGAAAGATAGCTTGTTGGAAGAACGGGGTGCCAATGAAGTTTGAATGTATGGTTGAGCTTTGAGATATACCTTGTCACCAATCTGAAATGACCGAGCAGAGCGGTGTTTGTCAGCGAAATATTTCATTTTGTGTTGGGCTCGGACCAGATGTTGTCGAACCAACTGTTGCATAAGAGCTCTTTCCTCCATCCAGTTCTGTAAATCAGAACTGCTACAAGCTTGTGAGATATCAATCCCAAAATGTCTGGGTTCATGTCCATACAATACCACAAAGGGGCTCTTGCCGAGAGAGGAATGATAAGAAGTATTGTACCAATATTCAGCTAGAGAAAGCCATTGAGACCATTTACTCGGACATGCATGCAAGAAACAACGCAAATAAGTTTCCAGACATTGATTTACTCTTTCCGTCTGGCCATCCGTTTGTGGGTGGTAAGCACTGCTCATCTTTAAATCTGTGCCCAACAGTTTGAAGAGTTCTTGCCACAGATGACTAGTGAAGATCTTGTCTCTGTCTGAGATTATAACCTGGGGCATACCATGTAATTTGAATATGTTGTTCATATAGAGAAGAGCAACTTGGAATGCAGTGAATGGATGAGCTAGGGAAATGAAGTGTGcatatttggagaatttgtcaacAATGACTAGGATGCAGTTATGTCCAGATGATTTAGGGAGTCCTTCAATGAAGTCCATAGTGACAGTATGCCAAGCACCTTCAGGGACTGGTAAGGGAGCCAGAAGACCTGGATATGCAGTCCTATCACTCTTAGCTTGTTGACAGACAGTGCACTGGGCAACAAAATCTTTAACGGACTGTTTGAGTTGAGACCAAGCAAAGAGGTGTTTGATGCGTTTATAAGTTACGTCATAACCAGAGTGTCCTCCCACTGGACTGGAGTGTAATGAGAACATTATCTTTTGTTGTAATGAAGGATTTGCACCCACCCAAATTCTTTGGTTGTATCTGATGATGCCATCCTTAAGTGTATATTGGCCTTGAGATAAGGATACAGACAATTCTGCCAAAAGTTTGCTGGAATGAGGATCAACCATATAAGATTCTTGAATGTGTTGCAACCAGACAGGTTTAACTGAAGAGATGGCTGAAAGATCATATGTGTTATCTGTAGGTAACCTTGAGAGAGCATCTGCTACTTTGTTATCAACTCCCTTCTTGTAAACGATCTTGTAATTAAGTCCCATCAACTTTGTTAGGGCTTTATGTTGTCAAGCAGTTGTCAGTCGCTGATCATCAAGGTGCACTAGGCTTTTCTGATCAGTGAGAATGATGAACTGTGAGGATTGTAAGTAAGGATACCAATGCTCAACTGCCATCAATATAGCCAGACATTCTTTCTCATATGTGGATAGACCTTGAGCTTTGACTCCCAATGCTTTGCTGACATAGGCCACTGGATGTCCCTGCTGTTGAAGGACCGCACCAATACCTTTGTTTGATGCATCAGTTTCTACCACAAAGGGTATTGAAAAATTGGGAAGGGCAAGTACTGGGGCAGATATTAGAGCCTTCTTGAGAGCTTGGAACGCGGTTTCAGTTTCAGGTGTCCAAACATACAGAGTGCCTTTCCTCAGTAAATTGGTGAGAGGTTTAGAAATGATTCCAAATTGAGCTACAAATCTTCTATAATATCCTGCCATGCCTAGAAAACTTCTTAGATCTTTGACATTAGCTGGGCGAGGCCAATTCTTGATTGACTCAATCTTAGTAGGATCAGTTGCTACACCCTCACTACTAACAATGTGCCCTAGATAAGTGAGTTGTTGTTTTGCAAAAGAGCATTTGGATAGCTTGACTTGAAATTTGTGCTGTTGCAATAAGGTGAGAACAGCACGGATATGTTGCAGGTGATCATCCCAAGTTTTGCTATAAATAagtatatcatcaataaagacaacTGCACATTTCCTGAGCAAGGGTTCCAGCAAAATATTCATCACGGTCTGGAAAGTAGCAGGGCCTCCTGTGACTCCATAAGGCATGACACAGTATTCATAATGCCCATTGTGAGTTTGAAAAGCTGTTTTATACTCTTCTCCCTCGGCCATCCTAATCTGATGAAATCCAGAGCTCAGATCAAGAGTAGTGAACCAAGATGCACCTTGTAACTCTTCAAGCAACTCTTCTATGATTGGAAGAGGGTACTTATTTTTCACAGTCAAGGCATTAAGGCGCCGAAAATCCACACATAAGCGCCAGTCTCCAGTCTTTTTCCTCACCAACAACACAGGAGATGAATAGGGACTGGTACTAGGTTGGATCCAACCTTTTTGGAGCATTTCTTTAATCTGAGTTTCGATCTCTGTTTTCTGGGCAGGGTTGTACCGGTATGGTCGAAGGCTAAAAGGTTGAGCACCATCGAGTAGGGGTATCTTATgatctccagttcttggtggtggtAATGTAGTTGGTGGAGCAAACACTGAATCAAATTCATGGAGAATAGACTGCAATGGTTCAGGTATTTCAGAAGATGATTGGATAGGTGCTTGGGCAGTATACAATTGGACCATATACAAGATAGAGTCCGTTTTATGCATGGCCTGCAGTTGTTGTTGAGAGACAGGTGGACCTAAGACAGTACCAGGTTGAATGCCTTGCAAGGTGATGTCCTTGGAGTGATAGTTGAACTGAATCCATCTTTGTTCCCAATGTATTTTCATGGGACTATGTGCTCCCAACCAATCCATGCCCAATATGACATCGTAACCAGACAATGGTAGGATTTTGAGGGTGGTCTTGAAAGTGTAGCCTTGGCAGCCCCAAACTTGATCAGGCAATTCATGGGTACAAGGTATCAGTGCTCCATTGGCTACTCTGATTTGAACTAAATGAGACAAAGGAGACCAGGGAGTAACAATGGATGCCATATGCTCACTGATAAAACTATGTGAACTGCCAGAATCAACAAGCATGAATATTTCCTTGTCCTGGAGATAACCCCTGAGGCGAAGAGTTTTAGCACCTTCAGTACCACTGTGAGCTTGAAAGGAGATAGCCATCAGGTCTTCACCAGAATCTGAGTCATCATGTATTTCAGGCAGGGACAATTCTTCACCATCAGTAAGACATTGCCACAACTGTTCCATAGCGTGAAGTGAGACAGTAGAAGGACACTTGTGCTGTGGACTCCACTTTTCGCCACATTTGAAACACAATCCCTTGGCTCTGCGATATGACTTGAGAGCATTGACTTTGTCATCAGCGACAGCCTTGGGTCTGACAAATTCAGTGGACTTCTTTTCTTCCATAATGCGTGTTGGACTGGTTATAGATGAGGAACCAGACTTAACAGATTCTGGAGAATGCTTCTTGGAAGGACTGCTAGATTCCATACGGCGTGTTGGTTGATCTTGAAGGGCCTCCTCCTGCAAATTAAAAGGCCAAAGAAGTAGCAGTATCGAGGTCGACTGGACGATGTAACACAACAGCAGCACGAATATCTTTCTTAAGACCATCTAGGAATCGGTTAGTGATGACAGTGGTTGAGAAAGATGGATCATGGGCTATGATTTGGTTGACAAGATCACTGAATTGCTCAACAAATTCAGAGACAGATGTTGTCTGTCTGACATGAAAGAACTGACGAAGCAAATGGTTGTGTTCGTCTCTATCAAAACGTGTACAAATAGCTTTGGTGAAGGTGGTTCAGGTCATAGAACGAATAGTGGTCTCCATGGTTTGAAACCAGAGAGCAGCCGAACCAGTCAGGCGCATAACAGCAAGTTTTACCCATAATCCCGGATCTATGTGGTAGATGTCAAAGTAAGTTTCACAGCGTTTAATCCAGAGTTTAGGGTTATTTCCATCAAATTTGTGGAACTCCATGTCAGGAAAAGGATTGGGATGATGTGGAAATATGTATGGTGGGTAATAGTGACTATCATGGTTCATAACAGCAGTTGCAGGAACAGAAACAGAGAATGTGTTGAATGATCGCATCGCACCTGTTACTGGTTGTTGGGTTGGGGCAGTGGTATACACCACCCCGGAACCCAGCTTGCTGTGGTCTAACGACCCAGACGCCGCCCCGTGCGGGGACGACTCCAGATGAGCGGAGTCCAGCGTCTTGGCGCTCGGAGAAGGCGGGGTATCTTCTCGTGGCGCCGGTGAAGCAGATGCGATGGTGACGAAGCCAGCAGGTACCGCGCCCGCCGGTGGAAGGAGCACATCCAGCGCGCGGTTCATCCGCTCGCCGAGATCTGCTACAGCATGCTCCAGCTCGTGGACACGATGGTCCACCTCAGGTTTCCAGGAGTTGATCTCAGAACGCATCGCCCGGATCTCAGACATGGACGACTTGAGTTCGTTGATCCCCTTAGAGTTCTCACCGAGCAAAGCCAGGATTTGCCCCAGCTGTTCCTCCGGGGTGACCATGGCCATCTGACGGCGTGTGAGATACGAATGAGATGCCAGAATCGCTGAATCTCCCCACAAATCGGCTCGCGTGCTTGGGAATCACAGAGAAATCTCCAACGGCAGCAGCTCACTAACCGATGGAAATCTCGATCCAACCCGAAGCGTTTGCAAATCCGATCGATGGATTGTGGAAATCAGGACCGAAACAGGCAAATCCGATACCAGATGTAACCAGTCTAAACAAGAACTACTACGAATCTCAGGTATATTGGGTAATTGGTGGATCAAGGTCTCGGTCCGCCGGCACTGCctggctcgccgccgccgccgtcgccctctGGGCACGGTTCAGAATATGACCAAGTTCGATCTCCTCTGTTTTCCTTCCACGATACATGAAGGAGCACGATGGCTGCCTTCCAGAATGGGCCACGCAGGGCTGTCTCTCTACTGCGTCCACTCTGGACCTGATGTGCGAGAGCTGGGCCGTCGGCTTCTCTTTTCCTGGACTGAACTTGTGTCTTGCTTCAGAGTAGGCACCGGTGTACTTGGGACGGTGACAAGGTGGAACCTAGAAGTTAGGGTTGAGGAGAGAAGGTGCATACTTATACTTGTGTTTTGCATCTAACGGTTTAAATTCATGAGACGTTGATCTAATGGTTGAAATATATCGAGTCGCATAGTGCCTGCCAAAAAGTCGTGCCATGCTTGTGCTAGCCCTATGGGCTGAAATCGCGACGAACTAAGCGGGGCAGTGCTTCTTAATAGTGGTGGTGCCAAATGGAAAATTATACCGTTACGAAGACGACAAATGATCACAAAGCTAGCTTCATTTTGTGCACTTGTCCTCCTGTGTCGTGTATTTAACTGACAAGAGCAAGCAAGCAGCTTTCCTGCGCAGCTGCGCTGCATATATGCGCATATCGATCGAGCTTTACATCAATCCTCCTGGTCGGCCGGAGCTGTGTCAAGTAAAAACAATGCGGGCTGCTTGGATCGTCACGAGCTCGAAGAGTGGCGCCCAGCTTTAATCCCCATGTGGATCAAAGAGTGATGCTCAGGGAACAGTATCATCGTCGCC contains:
- the LOC110431911 gene encoding uncharacterized protein LOC110431911 — its product is MAMVTPEEQLGQILALLGENSKGINELKSSMSEIRAMRSEINSWKPEVDHRVHELEHAVADLGERMNRALDVLLPPAGAVPAGFVTIASASPAPREDTPPSPSAKTLDSAHLESSPHGAASGSLDHSKLGSGVVYTTAPTQQPVTGGGPSRSTNTPYGI